In Pangasianodon hypophthalmus isolate fPanHyp1 chromosome 5, fPanHyp1.pri, whole genome shotgun sequence, the DNA window CCGTGTCTTAAATAGTTGGCTCATCTTGAGCCATTGGGATTATTGTGCAATCAtctcaattttttaattttattggcTGACTCTGTGTTTGCCATTTACTGGTCTTCTGTGTCAGTGAACTCAACAGAAGtacaacattttcaaaatgtatgGCTGTTTGGCTATTTCAACTGACAGTAATGAACACAGGAATTGTATAATTCAGTacttgttattgttactttttgGAGTAAATGAAATGCAATTTCTTGTTTTCTGATTATCTTGCAGCGACCACAAGAAGAGAAATATCCAGTGGGACCATGGCTTTTGGCACTCTTTGTATTTGTTGTTTGTGGATCAGGTAACATCCTTTTCAAACTCTTGTATTTACCCACATAcaaatgggtgacaaattaCAGTTAAAACCAACATAACCTGCCTTAGTGAGGTTTTGAGCCACCacaagctgccagaacagcttcagtgtccCTCAGCACAGATCTCTGGAACTGTGCATGAGGGATGAACAGCATTTTTCCAAAGTAGAGCATATTCTCTGATTTGGTGTTTTAATGCTGGTGTTGGAGAGTACTGTCTAACACGTTGCTTCAAAATCTTCCATAGGTGTTCacctgggttgagatctggtgactgtgatggccatagcatatgatttacattattttcaccCCATCAAACCATTCCTTGTGCCCTTTGGATGGGGGCATTGGCATCCTAGCAGATAtgactcccatcaggatagaaatgctCCCAAGTGGTACAACAGAAAAACGTTCCCTGTAGCCGGGAAGttgcaagtttgaatcccagtgatgccatagccatctgtggccaggaggcaagggagcaaaattggccatgctttcTGGGTAGAAGGGatgacatactctctctcccctgtcagtcacagtaacaCTTGCCATTTGTGGGCTTGTGTGAGCACATGTATGCGTAAGAGTGCACCTAGtgcttttctctgagtgtgttacgctgccctgtgacacagattaggttggctggcttcatgctTCTTGGAGGAAGCAAGTGTTATTCTTCACCCTCCCacgttggtagctgtcgtatgataggggagagctggctgatggGTGAAAATTGGCAGGAGACCGAACCGGGTAGAAAATGGTAGAAATcgaaagaaaaaagatgtttCATCATAAAGGTGATCAgacagaataactttgtattgattttcaATGATCCTAcactctaaggggacaagtggacccaaaccttCCAGCAAAATTCCCCACATAGCATGTGAGAGCCactggtttttcctttaatttgtcactcatcTGTATAGATTCAGATTTCAATGCCATATGAATATGATTGAGAAACAAATACAGTACTTTAGTTGTAGAACTCACAACTCTATATTCCTGGCTCTAACCACTGACAATCTGTTCTTAATCATCTTAGCCATCTTTCAAATCATTCAGAGCATCCGAATGGGAATATGAGTCCTGCGCGTCCTCTACACATCCATGAGATCTGCGCCCATTAGGCACAGTAGTAGGGAAAACCGGAGGCTGCAATTCTAATTGTCAGCTGTATGCTAAGGAGCCGAGTCCTGTGCACAGTATATGACATTGCCATTCACTTGTTTACAATGTACCTGGATGATGGGAACAAGTGCTTTTCTACTGAACCATTGTGGCTGGCTTTGCCCCCTCATGTCTGATCATGGATCATATTTGTGCAATAGAACATATGCTTTTGTAACCATTAATGTTGTGCCACATTTTGTTTGTATATGTTGTTTGTTCTACTGATGTCCTGTAAGACggttttgaaaataaattctaCACATTTGGGAAATGTCTGGTTTCAGTTTTGCTTTTATAAATAGAAAAGTCTGATCTCAGGCAGAAGGTAAGagaatatttaattatacaGTGAATAACAGAATTATAAGCAACTGTGACATGCTGCTAaacagcaatttttaaaaatttattcacTATTTTTCTGATTTGAATATTTAAGATTCTGTTACACACAGGTTGTTCAGCAAAACATGGAAACACCAGAGGAGCTCCCTTCTTGCTTGATTAAAACGATAACTCTGAAGTCGGAAGGGTAAATCTTGTTTCAAGTCtggttatatatatatcccCTTCTTTGTCGTGTGCAGTTTGAAAAGTTCAGCTCACAGTAGCAAAGTAACTATAAGAATTGTCCATTTGAGATGAAAATACTGTGCCAGTTCATTTCAGTCAGGTTTTAGATCTACTTTACCGGAAGCCCAATACATTGAAGGTTCGCAGTAAAGAAACTGTAACTTATAAGTGGTTTGGGCTATATGTCAGGACTATATCAATCTTGCCCCCTTTCTTGCAAGGACAcctgacctaaaaaaaaaaaaaaaaaaaaaaacaggcagaagGGACAAGAAagacaagagaaataaaacggGGCAAGACATACGTACATTGTAGATTCTGAAGTAACTGATTTAATGTGAAGCAGCCTTGAGATAACAGATTATGACTCCTAAAATTAGCTGAAATCAGTAGTTCACCTGACCTATTCCTCTtggtctctccatctctctctctctctctctctctcacacacacacacacacacacacacacacacacacacacacacacacacacacacacactctctcttagTTAAAATAACACATATGTTCTCAGCCAAGGTTccttaaacattttattgagAGTTGTGAAGTGCAGTTGAACTATTTTACACCTTATCACCGGTTTTGAGAGCCATGCACGCAACATAAGCATAcaacttatatatataatgcagtAATAATGCATATTAGTTATTAATGATATTCAGAATAACTAAGTTGAAGGTTTGATCTCCAGAGTACTTCACtgtcaaaaacagaaacaaatcacATGGGTGCAATATACTTCAAATAACTTCAAGTGAACAAGGTTTACAGTAGGTGTTAACACAGCCAGGAATTTGAGTAGTTGTCTTTTGTCCTGTAAATATCCTAAGACTGAAACCTCCGTTCTTGTATAACAGCataaaaaagtcaaatatttCAGGCAAACCAACAACCCAGTCTTTAGTTTGTACAACCCAAATAGTGTCTCTTAGTGTTTCTCACAATATCACTATTTTACAGATTACTTACACTAAATATACAAGGATATACAGGAGCCCACATTCATTCTTCCATCCATTCTCTCAGCTCAACATCTTTTTCCTCAGATTCTTGTGAGTCACTGCACTGAAACAGCAGCTTTTAAGTTGCAACAGATGGAATAAGGAATTCAATGTTAAATACTGAAAATCAATACCTCCCTCCTAGGCAACTTTACTCCCTTCATTCACCCAGGTATAATGATGACCCAAATGCAAATAATTGAGACACCATCTCATACACCTTCCACATAGTTGATGGTGCACTGATTAGTTGTTCAACAAAGAATTTTCACATTTGTCATCATTAAAGTGCTTGCTTTTTGGAGTCTTAAAAAAAGACTGATCAGCATTTCCACTACAAAATTGAGTGAGGTATGGAAACACCATTACAAAGCCAGAGTTACCACTGAAAAATGACATCGCTTAAAATCCTTTAGACACAGGCACAGTGATTTGAGTTGTGTCCACTTCgaattttctttttcccaaCAGTAACAATCCATGGAGTTTGGCAATATCCAACATGTCAGCAATCTACTGGACTGTCAGCAGTGTGTACAGCAACGCAGTGTAGCCTTTATCAAGTTCTTAGACTTTAAATATGTGCAAACTTTGACATAATCCTCTTGTGAAAGAGGCGTACGTGTTCTATAAGTGAAGTCTGCCTTAGCTCAGTTGACCACTCATTCCTCTTCACAGGAAACTTGGATGTTACACTGAGGGGCCAGAGTTCTGTGTAGGGAGCTGCTGCACCGCCATCGCTGATTGCTGTGTTCCCTGCGTGGACGACGGTGGAGAACCACTCTGGACCTGGGCCTGAAACTGTGCCAGCTGCTCCGGACTGGCTAAATTCTTCAGCAGGTTGTTTTCCTGCTCCAGCTGAGAGTTTCTTTCTATCAGTTCTTTGATCTGCTCTTTCAGCACCTCCACTTCCTCTCGAACAGCATACATCAAGTGACTCTTCACTAGATCCTGAAGACAGAGAATACACAGCATTGCAGCATTCAGAGTTAAGCATAATGTTAGGACAGAAACCACTTCCAACACAAGGAAATCAAGTAAGATGTGTATAAGCCTGAATTATCACAGCACTATTTACAGTACTAGTTATGGGTTTAGTAAGGTTTTCAGTTATGCAGGTAATTTTTGTCATGATTATGCTTATGTTGTTGTTGActggaaacatttattttaaaataaaaaaataaaaaaaatgaattgaggACAGGACTAATGATTTTAAGCGCATTTGCAGCATTGTACATGAGCCAAACTGATGCAACGCTGAGGAAAGCTATGGGCATATGTTCAGTTAGGGAATACCTGCATTCAGCACTACAGGCTCTTGCTACACTCCGCGTCACTGAGAGAACAAAATGGCCGTCCCACACCgagctcagccaatcagaggccGAGATATTTATAACCGCCTGTAAAAGCTTTGGCCTTTGCCTAGCAACAGTAACGAGGCACAGGCTCGCGTGAGGCCGAGTACTGCTCCTGATCACGGCTTCATGCAGGAAATATGACTCCACTTTCAAAACGTTAGCACGGGCAGGGGTATTATTTATGTTTCTGGACATCTCGGCACTGAAAATTAGTATTCGCCGAAAATATGAATAACTCCTAATGTGAAATACCACTGCTCGTTTATTATTTGCGTTATAATTACAAGTGGTGAAGCCGCAACGTCTAATCGTCGTAATTCTAAACGAGAAGAGCAACGGCAGGgggaacaaaaaacaaacaaaacagacctgCAGTATTCCTGCCATTGGTTATAACAAACACAGCAGCGGAATAGACTGAAGTATTAAGGGAGCTGAAGCTACCTGCCTGTGTTGTGCACCACCATGTCCATTTAGTGATTATGTAATTCACTGGACAGTTGGGGATGCTGATGCAGCTCTGTCACCAGCTCTGTCCTCAATCATTACTATTCACCTTACTGCACAAACCCACTCTTATTCTGCCGCTAACATGGCCTCGTTATATATAGCGAGAAAAGAAATCCACACACTTACCATTGCTTGCTCGATTTTGTTGTCTATGGCCACAACACTGGCACCAGAAGAGCTGAAAAATAAACCCAAACACAGCCATGAttaatcagataaaaaaaataaagaaagaaagaaaaaggactAAAGACGCTACTGTAGGCAGAATACATCTGAACATTCAATGTAAATGTGTACATTCAATTACATtctactataaataataaatattgctTTTTCAAACAATTAAATATGGCACTAGCATGACGATGAGCCTACATTTAATAGCAAAAATGTCCAGATTTACAGAGCAGTCCTCTATGCAGCATCTTTCTCTCGGAGAAACGGCTCGAATGCAGAAAAGCAAGCAGATTTCAGACCTTATTAACACGGTATTACCATCCACAGGCATGGCGATAAACAAATATTCTATGTTTTAAAGCTATAGTAAAGAGCTATAGTTAGGATCACTTGACTAATTACTATAAACAGGGCATTTCTAGCCCTATACCACTGAGTCCTGACGGTTCTTGCTCTAAAACACATacgcttgtcttttttttttttttttttttttttacctattgTCGAGCCTCACGGAGGAAGTTTCGGTTCCCAGCAGTGATGACAGAAAAGATATTGAAAAATTTCTTAGCTGGCATACACCAAGATCCATCGCCACCGAATAGCATTGAGAATTCATGCTATTTCGTCCATATACACCGAGACAGAAGCGAGAAAACTGACACTGTTAAGCGATGCGCGGGTGTTGTATAGCCTCACCGCGGTTCACATTGAATCGGTTGGCGAGAAAAGTCGACCTTCGGAAAGAAAGGCTGGTTTTCAGCAGCGCGCACATCCACCTCCGCCGCACAAAGGCTCTCCAAGGTCAGCTCATCTCCGCTgtgctgaaaaatctgcagccTGCACTATTTGCATAATATATCCGAGAAAAACAGCGGAGCGCTGCACCCTATTGGTGGAGCAGGAACATGGTTTGACTAATCTATGCGGTAACGCCTCCACTGGAGCCTCAGCAGCGCCATCAcgcataatttatttaaaacgcGCCTTCCTAATAAGGAAATTCCGGCTACACCAGAACAATACATTTTGTACGACAGTgtaataaattcaaatattcgTGCTACACATTAATATCCAAGCCTACACAAATATCAAGATCAACACTAAGAATTTACCTGATGAAATAGATACTTATCCACACATTATCTAAAGTAGATACTTTTTCACTGAAAACTAACTTTCACTACTAAAGCACAGTCACAACTACAGCACAGTGGCACCTAAACCCATACAGCAGCTTGAAATGCTATCAGAGATTCAGCACATACATGCTGACACTTGATTGTAGTAAATGGAACTACAGCTGGCTATGAAATAACGATTTCTAACAGGTCTcggaaatatttataaaatacataacaTTCACTCTTTtctaaagacaaaaaaatgtgccATTATTTCATTTAAGAAGCAAATTAATTAACTACTTTCACACAAGCCTCATTGTTCAGACATGTACATGTTCTGCAGATTTAATGTCTGAAGggaaaaaccaaaataaattaacaagGACATGTTTTTAGTAAAAAACTGAGACCGGTGTAATGTTATAGTTTGTGCAAGCTGTGCAGTAATTTAGGCAAACTAACATGAGCACAGGTGTATGTGGTATAATATCCAAGTCAGTCCTGGCCATAATAATTGCCTTTCATTAGCAACCCCATGTAAAGAGCCTGCCAGGTCAGAGCCAACAGGCACTGTCACGTACAGAAAAATTAAATGCTTTGACCAGAGCAACACatcaaaaattaaattacaggTCATGTGATGAAACGTAAGATATACTGTACTTCATTAAATGTTCCTTTGGAAAGAGCTGCTTGGGTGTTACCGAGGATTTacaccatgtcacatgaccatcaGAAACGACATTCACAATGCTGATGtaacattacacacaaaaaGCATAGTACAAAAACAGTGTAAGCAGATTAGACTCTCTGTTCTAGACAAGATCTTATTGCAGCAGGTATTGTACTAAGACtttgtatatgttttattatagtaattatttacagttaaaagcTATCCATGATGAATCCTAGCATGGGAGCCTTGGTTAATAAATTTGTTTTCTCTCCAGTATCAAGTGAATATTGACAAGTTTCAGGACAGTTGGTGACCCTGATCAAAGATCACTAATACCAACCCTGAACTCCTATGCAAGTCTGAACCTTACACTGCTGGTAATCTTCACTATGCAAAATAACAGTGTGTAAAGTTGTGTAGTATTATCtacttatttattcactttaaaaACTATAGCAATCAACTTTCTAACAGTACACTAAATTAGTGAGTCAAAGAAACTACATCAGCAAATATGAAGAAGGTATTATTTACAGATATGCATTCTGTGTACTAAGAACGCATTCTGGGAAGGGAATGTATACTACTACTAAAGGTCTCGGCTTGTTTGACCCCTAGAGAGAACTGGAAGCCTACTTCTAGGCTTCTACTTTAACCTGTGTGGAAACTACTAAAAATGTGTTATAACCCCTGTATGTTCATGTGGATTTGCTCCAAATGGCACAAAAGAAAACAACGTTTTGCCTGGGTGATATGGCCACAATATAGCTACCACATCAGATTAAACTTCACatttaatatcttaaaatacAACATATCTGCAATTATGGAATGGATAAGCCTGCCTCAAGATTATGGTGGTAGACTAGTCTCTTGGTTTCTAGAAAATATAGGCCagttatattaattaaacataacaGCACAACAAACAAGGGATAGAATCCAAGTAGCTCAATGAACGACAAGCTCTTCCCGAGTTCTTATCTGGAAGAGGCTTTAAACAATTATAGCACCCAAATATACGTCATCTCTGTGTGGCCTGACCTCAGTGCCTGACCTAGGCTAATGTCATTTAAAAGACTTACAACACACTACTGCTCATTCATCCCAATACGGTGA includes these proteins:
- the serp2 gene encoding stress-associated endoplasmic reticulum protein 2; translated protein: MVAKQRIRMANEKHSKNITQRGNVAKTLRPQEEKYPVGPWLLALFVFVVCGSAIFQIIQSIRMGI
- the tsc22d1 gene encoding TSC22 domain family protein 1 isoform X3, with translation MNSQCYSVAMDLGVCQLRNFSISFLSSLLGTETSSVRLDNSSSGASVVAIDNKIEQAMDLVKSHLMYAVREEVEVLKEQIKELIERNSQLEQENNLLKNLASPEQLAQFQAQVQSGSPPSSTQGTQQSAMAVQQLPTQNSGPSV
- the tsc22d1 gene encoding TSC22 domain family protein 1 isoform X2, with the translated sequence MCICLSLVEYSGLNFLIEGLLIDGSMRETDLQVQGRDRMAVKLLFWELEKHLKSSSGASVVAIDNKIEQAMDLVKSHLMYAVREEVEVLKEQIKELIERNSQLEQENNLLKNLASPEQLAQFQAQVQSGSPPSSTQGTQQSAMAVQQLPTQNSGPSV